The DNA region ACTCGCCGTTGAAGGCGATCTTCCCGGTGATGGCCGCCAACGACTTCTACCGAGACGTGGCCGCGATGGGCGGCGCGCCGCATCTCCCGGCGGTGCGTGGCTACGGGGCGGTGTATTCGCTGCTCAACGTCCTCAACCCGACCCTGGAATTTCTCAACCCCGGCGGGCATCCCCGCCCGCGGGCCGGCGGGCTGGCCGCGGTACGGCAACGCGGCAAAGACCAGCGCGGCTATTTCGGCCCGCTGACCGCGGAAGTGCGCACCGGCGGAGACGCCGCCTACGACGGGCCGCTGTGGGACAGCATGCGCCCCGATGCGGTGCTGTCGCAGATCGCGGACAACAAGGTGGCGGTCTTCCTGGTCGGCGGCTGGCACGACGCGTTCCAGCGCGGCGCCCCGCTGAATTACGTGGGGCTGCAGAACGCCTGCGCCGGGCGCCCGCCGGGCCGGCCGATGCAGCCGGGCCAACCACTGGCCGACCGGATCAGGCTGCTGATCGGGCCTTGGTACCACGTGTCCGATTTCGATGGTCTGCACATGCAGGACCTGCAACTGCGCTGGTTCGACTACTGGCTCAAAGATGATGAGTCCGCGGCGATCTCGGGTTCACCGTTCACCTTCCAGGCGATCGGTGACCGCCGGTGGTACCACACCGGTGAATATCCGCTGCCTCAGGCGGCGGCGACTCGGTTCTACCTGTCGGAGGGCGGTCGCCTCGACGCCGAGGCCGCGGTGGAACCCAGCTTCGCCTCGTTGCCCTACCGCGCGCGGGGGCCGATGTCGGGACGCAGTCTGGAGCAGTGGTCATTGGGCCTGAACAGCTTCGTCACCAGCGCTGCCGGCGGACGTATCCGCCACGATCAGGACAATCGCCGTATCCAGCACGGCGCGTTGACCTACACCACCGAGCCGTTCGAATCACCGATGCTGCTGGCCGGGCCGGTCGCGCTGCACATTCGGGCCACCGCCGATACCTCCGAGACCCTGTGGGTCGCCCATCTCGACGACGTCGCGCCGGAGGGCGTCAGCCGTCCGCTGAGCCAGGGCGCGCTGCTGGGTTCGCATCGTGAACTCGACCCGGACCGCACCTGGTACCTGCCCGACGGCACGGTGCTGCGTCCGCACCACATCAGCACCCGGTCGGCGGTGACGCCGGTGGTGCCGGGGGAGTCGACCGGCTACGACATCGAGATCTTCCCGACGGCGGCGCTGATCGCCCCGGGACACCGCCTGCGGCTCACGGTGACCACCTACGACTTCCCGCACCTGGTTCCGGCCGCCCCGGCACGTCAGGCACTGGCCGGCGGCCTGTACCGGGTGCACCAGGGCGGGGCGGCGCCGTCGTTCCTGCTGCTACCGCTGGCCGATCCGGACAGCCTGGACTAACCGGCCTGCTGCGGCTGCTCGGCGAGGTCGCGGACCCGCTCCAGGGTGCGTCGCATGTCGCGAATGTTGTTGCGCTGGCGCAGGAAACCGCCGAAAACCCAGTAGTAGACGCTGGTGAGAAAGGACTGCGTCAGCCGGAACGACTCGGTGACGTCGGTGCCGTCCGCGGTCGGGGTCAGTTCGTAACGCCAGTTGTTCACCGCGCGGTCCCCGGCCATCACCGCGAACCCGAATACCCGGTTCGGTTCGCATTCGGTGACCCGGCAGGTGGTCCAGTACACCGGACCGATGCCGTTGCGCCGGACGTGGCCACGGAATCGGGCGCCGAGCTCGGGGCCGGTGGCGCCGTCGAGCCATTCGGCCTCGAAGGTCTCCGGCGAGAACTTCCCGATGTTGCGGACGTCGGCGACCAGATCCCAGATCCGCTCGGCCGGTGCTGCCATGTGAACTGTCGCCGATCCCTGCATGCCCGCTATCCAATCACGTCGGCGACGCCACGGTAACCCCGTCGCGACAAAGCACCGGGCCCCATCCGGAAGTCGGATGGGGCCCGGTGATGGCTACTCGGGTCGGGCGATCAGCCCGCACTGGCTCCCAGGTGGCTCTGCAGGTCGCCCTTCATGGCCTGCAGCTGCTGGCCCCAGTATTCCCAGCTGTGGGTGCCGTAATCCGGGAAGTTGAAGACGGCGTTGTTGCCACCGGCCGCGGTGTAGAGCTCCTGGAACCGCTTGTTCTGCCCGATCATGAAGTTGGTCTCGAGGAACGTGGCGGGGATGTTGTCGCCGCCGAGCTCGTTCGGGCGCCCGTTGCCGCAGTACACCCACAGGCGGGTGTTGTTGGCTACCAGCTTGTCGACGTTGACGGTCGGGTCGTTGCGCAGCCACGCCGGGTCTTCGTCGGGACCCCACATGTCTTCTTTCTTGTAGCCGCCGGCGTCACCCATCGCCAGGCCGATCCAGCTCTTGCCGTCGGAGGGGTTGATGTAACCCGACAGTGAACCGGCGTAGGTGAACTGGTTGGGGTGGTAGATGGCCAGGGTCAGGGCCGAGGCACCCGCCATGGACAGGCCGACCGCGGCGTTGCGGCTTTGGCTCACGCCGTATTCCGAGGCCAGGTAGGCCGGCAGTTCTTTGGTCAGGAAGGTCTCCCACTTGTAGGTGGAGCAACCCGCCTTGCCGCACGCCGGCTTGTACCAGTCGCTGTAGAAGCTGGACTGGCCGCCGACGGGCATGATCACCGAGATGCCGGAATCCAGGTACCACTCGAACGCCGGGGTGTTGATGTCCCAGCCGTTGAAGTCGTCCTGGGCGCGCATACCGTCGAGCAGGTACAACCCGGGGGAACCCGAGCCGCCGCTCTGGAACTGCACCTTGATGTCGCGGCCCATGCCGGCTGACGGCACCTGCAGGTACTCAACCGGTAGACCCGGCCGGGAGAACGCCGATGCGGTCGTCTCGCCACCTGTCAGGCCGACCAGGCCCGGCAATGCTGCGGCAGCTATCGCGCCGACGAGAAGTCGGCGCATCCAGCGCAATCCCTTGGTCACGTCTGTCATTCCTGCCCCTTGTCGTCTTGCTGTGCAACGCGCAATCTGCTGATCGCGGCGTCGTGCGCGCCACCACTCCGGAATCGGTCCTTACATGCAGCAACGGCCGCAACCTGCGAGTCCAGCGGCCGTCTAGGGGTCCGACTGCGCTATACCATACCTGATTTTCCTCCGCTACCCGGTTAGGACTTACCGGAAGACACGCGTAGGCTGCCCTCCCGTAAGCCGACAAGACCACACAGTCCTGAGCTGTCGCCGGCCCGTTGCGGTCTCCGCCCATTGCGTTCGCGGGCGAGCCGACGGACCGCTTGCGGGTGCGGTGACAGCGCCGATCGGGACGATTGGGGCGCGCGATTTTGGACACGGTGCTGGGGCTGGCGATCACTTCGTCGACCATCGACTGGGTCATGCTCGACGGCGGCGACTCGGGCTGCCCGACCGTCACCGAGGGGCAGGTGACCGTCGCCGACGGTGCTGCCGGGCCCGAGCCGGCCGAGCTGGCCGATGCCGCTTCGGCGGTGGCCGAGCGGGCCCGCACCATGCTGTCCGCCGGTGGGGAGCGGTTGCACGGCGTGGCGGTCAGCTGGAGCGACGAGGCCTCCGCCGGGGCGGCGATGCTGCTGGAATGGCTGACCGACGCGGACTTCGACCATGTCGTCCCGGTGCGATACCAACAGGCGGTATCGGGGTCGGCCTTGGCGCGTATCGCGGCGCTGACGGCCATGCCACACACCGAACTCGCCGGGTACCCGGCTGCGGCCGGGGCACCCACCGAGGCGCCCGCCCGGGCCGGGTCGGGCCGAACCCGATCGCGTTCCCTCATCGGGGCGATATCGATGCTGACGCTGGGCGCGTTGGCATTCGTCGGGTCGGTCGCCGCCGTACTGAGCCTGCATCTGGGCGCCGGTCGCGACGTTCCGGCCGTGGAGCCGCAGCACGCTACCGTCGCACGGGTCGCCGTGCCCGCCGGTCCTCCGGCGGCCGCCCCGGAATCGCCCGAGGCCCCGGCGTCGGTGTTCGCCGAGGAGCACGTGGAAGAGGTCGCCGAGGAGATCGCGGGCCAGGACGCCGACGAGGGGCTTGCGGAGTTGGGTTCGCTGTGGGACGCGCCGGCCATCGAGGTGGAGGCGCCGGCGTCGGTGCCGTCGCTGTCGGATCGAGTTCGGCTACATCTTTTCGGTCCGGCCGGCGCCTGAGCCGGTGGTCGCGGACAACGACACCACCACCTCGTCCGCGACCTGCATCGCGCCCATCATCATCGAGTATCGCCGCACCCCGAAATCGCTGTGCCGCACCTCGGTGCTGCCGTCCACCTGCCAGCAATCGTCGGTTTGCGCCGCCTGTACCGCCAGGACGTGGGGCCTCTTTCGGCCCCGGATCTCCAACTCGCCGGTCAGGCGATAGCCGTCGTCGGTCGGTTCGATGCGGGTGCAGGCAAACCTGATCAGCGGATGCTTGTCGCCGCCCAGGCACTTGAGGGCATTGCTCCGGATGAGGGACTTCTCCGGCGGGGTCAGCGGCGTGAGCCCACCGTCGCCCTGCAGCACCCGTAATGAATCGACTTCGGTGTCCAGATGCACCGCGGTGGGTCGGCCGTCCGCCCATGTCACGGTCGCCTGCCAGCGCTCCATCGCCAGGGTGAGCCGGTGGCCCATCTTCGCAGCTCGACCCGCCACGCCGGTCCTCACCAGCAGTCGGCCGTGGGATGCGTCGAATTGCCACTGTGTTCCGGTCACCCGCGGCACTCTAGCGGGCCGGACTTGCCGGCTTTCGGCAGATTCGCGATGGCTCGCGGCGACCACCCGTTAGGCTCTGTCGCGGGACCGACTGGTGGTTCGGATCGACAGACTAAGGGCCAAGAATGATTCGTGAACTAGCTGCAGCCGCATTGATCGCGGGCGCCGCGGGCGCAGGCGCCGTCAGCGTCGCACCGGCGGCAGACGCCTACCCCGGCGATGTGCCGGGCATGGCCGAGGGGCAGCGGCAGGGTGATGCGTGCTTCAGCTGGGAGCGCTTCATCTACGGCCACGGGCCCAACGGGCAGGCGCTGGCGTGCCACTTCATCGCCAACCAGTGGCCGCCCAAGGACACCGGATTCTGGCAGATCTCCTATCCGCTCTACGGCGTGCAGGAGATCGGTTCGCCGTGCCCGAATCCGCAGTCGGCGGCGCAATCACCCGACGGCCTGCCGCTGCTGTGCCTGGGCGCACGGGGCTGGCAACCCGGCATCTACACCGGCGGCATCGGCCCCTACTTCCCGCCGGGAATCGCGCAGGTCGGCTGATCGTGGCCTGAGCTCATTCCCGAGCTCCGGCAGACAGCGTTCGTCCAGCCTGTCGCAGTAGCCTCCTAACACCGAGCGAGGCTTGCCCGCCCGTACCGGGGTGGGGGACAGGAGCGTGACGGCTATGCGACTGGGCATGATCGGCTTGGGCCGAATGGGCGCCAACCTCGTCCGGAGGCTGCACGACGGCGGCCACGATTGCGTCGTCTACGACGCCGATGCCGGTGCGGTCACGGCGTTGACCGCCGACATCGACGTCACCGGGGTGTCCTCGGTGGCCGAGCTGGTGCAGCGACTGCCGGTCCCGCGCGTGGTGTGGGTGATGGTGCCGGCGGGCGCCGTCACCACCGGCGTCATCGAAGAACTCGCGGACGCGCTCAGTGCCGGCGATATCGTGATCGACGGCGGCAATTCCTACTACCGTGACGACATCGCCCACGCGAAACTGCTGGCGGACAACGGAATCCAGTTACTGGACTGCGGCACCAGCGGTGGGGTGTGGGGGCGTGAGCGCGGCTACTGCCTGATGGTCGGCGGTGATCGTGCCGCATTCGACCGGGCCGAACCGATATTCGCGACACTGGCGCCCGGCGTTGCCGCCGCCCCGCGCACACCGGGCCGGGACGGCGAGGTGACGCAGGCCGAGAACGGCTATCTGCATTGCGGACCCTCGGGTGCCGGGCACTTCGTGAAGATGGTCCACAACGGCATCGAGTACGGGATGATGGCCTCCATCGCCGAAGGCCTCAACATCTTGCATCACGCCGACATCGGCAATCGGGAGCAGCAGTCGGACGCCGAGACCGCACCGCTGAGCCATCCCGAGTTCTACCGCTACGACATCGACATCGAGCAGGTCGCCGAGGTATGGCGGCGGGGCAGCGTCATCGGTTCCTGGCTGCTCGATCTCACTGCCGGCGCTCTGGCGAAGTCGCCGGACCTGGAGGAATTCGCCGGTCGGGTCTCCGATTCCGGGGAGGGCCGTTGGACGGTCATCGCCGCGATCGACGAAGGTGTGCCGGCCCCGGTGTTGACCACGGCCCTGTACGCGCGATTCGCCTCACGCCACCTGTTCGAGTTCGGTGCCAAGGTGCTCTCGGCGATGCGCAAGCAGTTCGGCGGCCACGACGAGCGGTCGGGCTGAGGCCGCACGGTGGCCCGACACGAACGGGTCCACCGCCGCGACGTCGGTCGCGACGATGGACCCGTTCGATTGAAGCGTTCCCGGTGCCGTGTGGCAGCCGATCAGACTCCGGAGGCCTCGTTGAGAGCGTCCAGGGTGTTGGTCGCCTCCAGGTACTCCTGGATCCACCGCTCGATGACCGCCGAGGTCTTCTCCACCTTGGTGAACTGGCCCACGACCTGACCCACCGGGTTGAAGGCCACGTCGACGCTCTCGTTCGGGTACTTGTTGGTGGCCCGCACCGCCATACCCGAGACCATGTACTGCAGCGGCATGCCCAGCGGCTTGGGGTTCTCCGGGGCCTCCCAGGCCTCGGTCCAGTCGTTGCGCAGCATCCGAGCCGGTTTGCCGGTGAAAGAACGGCTCCGGACGGTGTCGCGGCTGCCCGCCTTGATGTAGGCGGCGTGCTGCGCTTCGGTGTTCGAGGACTCCTCGACCATCAGCCACTGCGAACCGGTCCATGCGCCCTGGGCGCCCAGCGCCAGCGCCGCCGCGATCTGCTGGCCGCTGCCGATACCGCCGGCCGCCAGCACCGGCACCGGTGCCACCGCCTTGACGACCTCGGGCCACAGCACGATCGAACCCACGTCACCGCAGTGGCCGCCGGCTTCGCCACCCTGGGCGATGATGATGTCCACCCCGGCCGCGGCGTGCTTCTGCGCCTGCCGAGCGGAGCCGCAGAGCGCGGCGACCTTGCGGCCGGCCTCGTGGATGTGCTTGATCATGTCCGCCGGGGGCGTGCCGAGCGCGTTGGCGATCATCGTCACCTTCGGGTGCTGCAGCGCGACCTCGACCTGCGGGGTGGCGGTCGCCTCGGTCCAACCGAGCAGCTGCAGGCTGTCTTCGTCGGCGTTCTCGACCGGCACACCGTGGTCGGCGAGCAACTTCTTGCCGAAGTCCAGGTGCTCCTGGGGAACCAGTTTGCGCAGCGACTCGGCCAGGTCGTCGGCGGACTGGCCGGAGTCCATGCCCTCGTACTTGTTCGGGATGACGATGTCGACGCCGTAGGGGTGGTCGCCGATGTTCTCGTCGATCCACTTCAGTTCGATCTCCAACTGCTCGGGAGTGAAGCCCACCGCCCCGAGTACGCCGAAACCACCGGCTTTGCTGACCGCGACGACCACGTCGCGGCAGTGCGTAAACGCGAAGATCGGGAACTCGATCCCGAGTTCATCGCAGAGGGGAGTGTGCATGACCTACTCCTTCAGAGGGCGGAAGATTGAAGTGGAACGTGTTCTAATTAAGTACCAGACTCGGCATCACGAGACCAGTCGGGCCTCGGTGCGCTGGCGAAACGTAACACTACCGGCAATCGTGTATTCGGTCAGCAATTGCCTCAGCGAGTGGTACAGGCGCGCAGCAGCGCCACGCCGAAACCGGCCGCGTGTCGCAATGATCTCCGGGTGGTGCGGACCGGATCGGCGATGCGCAGCACCGGCCAGTCGTGTTCGGCGGCCAGCGCAGCAAGTCGGGGGCGCGGATTGACCGGGCGGGGCCGACCCACCAGCGACATCAGGGCCGCGTCCTCATCGCCGTCGGCGTAGAAGTAACTCTGCCCCAGATCGATGTCATTACTCGAGCAGAACCGCTGCACCGTGGCCGCCTTCTGCGCGCCCCACACCACGGGTTTGACGATGTCGCCGGTGAGGATGCCCCGGTCGTCGACCTCGAACCGATTGCAGAGCACCTCGGCGATCCCCAGGAAACGGGCGACCGGCTCGGCATGGATGGTCAGCGCCGACGAGCTCATCACCACGGTATGGCCGCGTTGCTGGTGTGCTCGGACGATCTCGTGCATATGCGGGTAGATCCGGGCCGTGATGTGGTCGGCGAACAGGCGGGCGCCGACGCCGTCGAGTTCGCGCAGGGATTCGCCGCGCAGATACCCCGCCGCCCGTACCAGCAGTCGCTCGAATTCCATCCGGCCCAGCCGGTAGCGCACGGCGGCTTCGACGACTCCGAGTACCTCGCCGGCCCGGGCCTGCCGCCGCCGGATCCGATCCCCGGCGTGGGCGGTAGCGGTGAAACCGGCCACCAGGGTGCCGTCCAGATCGAAGAAGGCGCCCACCCGGGCGCCCGGTGCGGCGCGGGCGACGTCGGCGATCAGATCGCGCGGTGCGGCAGCCATCGGCGTCGATGTTACGTCGGCGGCACCCCGCCGCAGGAGCCGCCACGTGTTGCACGACCGGGGGCGGGCCGGGCGGCTGATAGCGTGATTTGGACGATATGAAAGAGGGTCGGCTTGATGAGCAGTGAGACCAGCGCGACCGACGCGCGGGAAGGCCTTTCGGAGAAGGCTGAAGGATCCGGCTGGACGCGCACCCGGCGCGAGCGTGTCGACGTTTACTCCCGCGGGATCTACCACGTACACGCGATTTGGCAGGACGACAACACGCTCAACGGTGGGGCCCACTACGAGGACTCCATTCTCCTGACGTACACGACCGATCTCGCCAAGCTCCAGAGCTGGTTGGGGCGCTGACGGCTCCGCGGTAACCGGGGCGGCTCCGGTTCGCAACGGTTGCATAAACGTCCCTCGTGTCACACAGGCATCAATTTTCACACGGCTAACTTCGGTCCCGACCTTGTAGCTAAACGGGATGGGATGACGCCATGTCACGAATTCGCAAGTACTTCACCGTCGCGGCCGGCGCCGCCGCCGGACTGTTCCTGGCTGCGCTGGGCACCAGTGCGACCGCCAACGCCGACACGGTGCCGATCAATCCCGGTCTGCCCGGCGTGGTCGAGCAGATGGTCGCGTCCTCGACGACCCTCCCGCAGCAGTTGTTGCAGACCACCGCCTCAGCGCTGGGCGGCACCACGATGGCCCCCGCCGCCGCACCCGGCCAGGCCCCGCTGGCGACCGCCACCATCAACGTGCCGCCCGCGGCGAGCCCGATGACGCAGCAGAGCTCCGCGACGGGCCTGTCCGGCTTGTCGAACCTGCCGGCGAGCCTGGGTTCGATGCTGCCGTTCCCGCTGCCGAACTTCGGCGGCACCGCGCCGGCGACCGCCGCGCCGACCGCCTACGCGCCCACCGGCTTCCTGCCGTCGATCCCGGCGGCGCCGGTGTCCACGGTGTCTCCCCTCGAGGTCATGCTGATCCCTGCGCTGCCGTAGGCCGTGACTGCGTAGTCTCGGACCGGTGAGCGCACGCGCAGGAATCGTCGTC from Mycolicibacter sp. MU0083 includes:
- a CDS encoding YceI family protein codes for the protein MTGTQWQFDASHGRLLVRTGVAGRAAKMGHRLTLAMERWQATVTWADGRPTAVHLDTEVDSLRVLQGDGGLTPLTPPEKSLIRSNALKCLGGDKHPLIRFACTRIEPTDDGYRLTGELEIRGRKRPHVLAVQAAQTDDCWQVDGSTEVRHSDFGVRRYSMMMGAMQVADEVVVSLSATTGSGAGRTEKM
- a CDS encoding SRPBCC family protein; protein product: MQGSATVHMAAPAERIWDLVADVRNIGKFSPETFEAEWLDGATGPELGARFRGHVRRNGIGPVYWTTCRVTECEPNRVFGFAVMAGDRAVNNWRYELTPTADGTDVTESFRLTQSFLTSVYYWVFGGFLRQRNNIRDMRRTLERVRDLAEQPQQAG
- the gnd gene encoding phosphogluconate dehydrogenase (NAD(+)-dependent, decarboxylating) is translated as MRLGMIGLGRMGANLVRRLHDGGHDCVVYDADAGAVTALTADIDVTGVSSVAELVQRLPVPRVVWVMVPAGAVTTGVIEELADALSAGDIVIDGGNSYYRDDIAHAKLLADNGIQLLDCGTSGGVWGRERGYCLMVGGDRAAFDRAEPIFATLAPGVAAAPRTPGRDGEVTQAENGYLHCGPSGAGHFVKMVHNGIEYGMMASIAEGLNILHHADIGNREQQSDAETAPLSHPEFYRYDIDIEQVAEVWRRGSVIGSWLLDLTAGALAKSPDLEEFAGRVSDSGEGRWTVIAAIDEGVPAPVLTTALYARFASRHLFEFGAKVLSAMRKQFGGHDERSG
- a CDS encoding esterase family protein; this encodes MTDVTKGLRWMRRLLVGAIAAAALPGLVGLTGGETTASAFSRPGLPVEYLQVPSAGMGRDIKVQFQSGGSGSPGLYLLDGMRAQDDFNGWDINTPAFEWYLDSGISVIMPVGGQSSFYSDWYKPACGKAGCSTYKWETFLTKELPAYLASEYGVSQSRNAAVGLSMAGASALTLAIYHPNQFTYAGSLSGYINPSDGKSWIGLAMGDAGGYKKEDMWGPDEDPAWLRNDPTVNVDKLVANNTRLWVYCGNGRPNELGGDNIPATFLETNFMIGQNKRFQELYTAAGGNNAVFNFPDYGTHSWEYWGQQLQAMKGDLQSHLGASAG
- a CDS encoding HAD family hydrolase, encoding MAAAPRDLIADVARAAPGARVGAFFDLDGTLVAGFTATAHAGDRIRRRQARAGEVLGVVEAAVRYRLGRMEFERLLVRAAGYLRGESLRELDGVGARLFADHITARIYPHMHEIVRAHQQRGHTVVMSSSALTIHAEPVARFLGIAEVLCNRFEVDDRGILTGDIVKPVVWGAQKAATVQRFCSSNDIDLGQSYFYADGDEDAALMSLVGRPRPVNPRPRLAALAAEHDWPVLRIADPVRTTRRSLRHAAGFGVALLRACTTR
- a CDS encoding nitronate monooxygenase, which gives rise to MHTPLCDELGIEFPIFAFTHCRDVVVAVSKAGGFGVLGAVGFTPEQLEIELKWIDENIGDHPYGVDIVIPNKYEGMDSGQSADDLAESLRKLVPQEHLDFGKKLLADHGVPVENADEDSLQLLGWTEATATPQVEVALQHPKVTMIANALGTPPADMIKHIHEAGRKVAALCGSARQAQKHAAAGVDIIIAQGGEAGGHCGDVGSIVLWPEVVKAVAPVPVLAAGGIGSGQQIAAALALGAQGAWTGSQWLMVEESSNTEAQHAAYIKAGSRDTVRSRSFTGKPARMLRNDWTEAWEAPENPKPLGMPLQYMVSGMAVRATNKYPNESVDVAFNPVGQVVGQFTKVEKTSAVIERWIQEYLEATNTLDALNEASGV
- a CDS encoding CocE/NonD family hydrolase; protein product: MSDGVVLRADVHFPTDPDTGRPADGPFPVLLSLTPYGKLAPPPAAQIGGGPTPHLIRRGYIEVMVDVRGTGVSGGSFEMLGADQARDGAELVNWAAALPNSNGRVGMFGISYLAINQLFTAAAVGPDSPLKAIFPVMAANDFYRDVAAMGGAPHLPAVRGYGAVYSLLNVLNPTLEFLNPGGHPRPRAGGLAAVRQRGKDQRGYFGPLTAEVRTGGDAAYDGPLWDSMRPDAVLSQIADNKVAVFLVGGWHDAFQRGAPLNYVGLQNACAGRPPGRPMQPGQPLADRIRLLIGPWYHVSDFDGLHMQDLQLRWFDYWLKDDESAAISGSPFTFQAIGDRRWYHTGEYPLPQAAATRFYLSEGGRLDAEAAVEPSFASLPYRARGPMSGRSLEQWSLGLNSFVTSAAGGRIRHDQDNRRIQHGALTYTTEPFESPMLLAGPVALHIRATADTSETLWVAHLDDVAPEGVSRPLSQGALLGSHRELDPDRTWYLPDGTVLRPHHISTRSAVTPVVPGESTGYDIEIFPTAALIAPGHRLRLTVTTYDFPHLVPAAPARQALAGGLYRVHQGGAAPSFLLLPLADPDSLD